One genomic segment of Anser cygnoides isolate HZ-2024a breed goose chromosome 20, Taihu_goose_T2T_genome, whole genome shotgun sequence includes these proteins:
- the LOC106037098 gene encoding discoidin domain-containing receptor 2-like: MIFCMLLLASLPEPSGTEVNPAICRYPLGMHEGTIRDEDITASSQWYDSTGPQYARLQREEGDGAWCPAGLLQPEDVQFLQIDLHKLFFITLIGTQGRHARATGKEFARAYRIDYSRNGERWISWKDRQGRKVIQGNIDTYDVVLKDLRPPIIARFIRVIPVTELPMTVCMRVELYGCVWYDGLASYSIPEGGTIAAPGFPIVYLNDSTYDGYQERRHLYGGLGQLTDGVLGLDDFTQSHQYRVWPGYDYVGWKNESFSTGSVEMEFQFDRPRNFTSMKVHCNNMFSKGVKIFQKVECLFKPRLIADWEPEPVGVATVLDDKNPSARFVTVPLNQHVGKAILCRFYFADTWMMMSEISFQSDMESVNPILVTVATSTTDLLETAHNVTEGTWETTSSVTSTWIGEKADDSNTSILVGCLVAIILLLLMIIVIILWKQYVQKRLEKAPRRILEEDATVRLSFYSYTIANNQTQIHQSNPTYERAFPLDLEYHQPATLLHKLPELSQSAEDSVCSGDYAEPDLTKSTPHQGFQNNVPHYAETDIVHLQGVTGNNMYAVPALTVDSLTKKDISVGEFPRQQLRLKEKLGEGQFGEVHLCEADGLLEFLGVSSSEFTHQPVLVAVKMLRSDVNKTARNDFLKEIKIMSRLKNPNIIRLLGVCVRDDPLCMITEYMENGDLNQFLSQREIYSKFAISNNIPCVSYSNLLYMATQIASGMKYLASLNFVHRDLATRNCLVGNNYTIKIADFGMSRNLYSGDYYRIQGRAVLPIRWMAWESILLGKFTTASDVWAFGVTLWEMFILCKEQPYSLLSDEQVIENTGEFFRSQGRQIYLSQTPLCPNPVFDLMLKCWSRDIKDRPTFDMIHHFLLEQMESNI; encoded by the exons ATGATCTTCTGCATGCTGCTGTTGGCCTCACTGCCCGAGCCCTCTGGCACCGAAGTCAACCCTG CTATATGCCGTTACCCTTTGGGAATGCATGAAGGGACGATAAGGGATGAAGACATCACTGCTTCCAGCCAGTGGTATGATTCCACAGGACCCCAGTATGCACG GTTACAAAGGGAAGAGGGGGATGGAGCCTGGTGCCCAGCTGGCTTGCTGCAACCAGAAGACGTACAGTTCCTCCAGATTGACCTGCATAAGCTCTTTTTCATCACCTTGATTGGGACTCAGGGACGGCATGCCCGTGCCACGGGCAAAGAATTCGCCCGTGCTTACCGAATTGACTATAGCCGCAATGGAGAGCGCTGGATCTCCTGGAAGGATCGTCAGGGCAGGAAG gtgaTCCAAGGCAACATTGATACGTATGACGTGGTCCTGAAAGATCTTCGGCCTCCCATCATTGCTCGCTTTATCCGGGTGATCCCTGTGACGGAGCTGCCGATGACTGTCTGTATGAGGGTGGAGCTGTACGGCTGTGTCTGGTACG ATGGTTTGGCATCCTATAGCATTCCTGAAGGAGGGACAATAGCGGCTCCTGGCTTCCCCATCGTTTATCTGAATGACTCGACCTATGATGGCTACCAGGAGCGCAG GCACTTGTACGGCGGCCTGGGCCAGCTGACGGACGGTGTGCTGGGACTGGATGACTTCACGCAGAGCCACCAGTACCGTGTGTGGCCAGGCTATGACTATGTTGGCTGGAAGAACGAGAGCTTCAGCACGGGCTCTGTTGAAATGGAGTTTCAGTTCGACCGACCACGGAACTTCACCTCCATGAAG gTGCATTGCAACAACATGTTTTCCAAGGGGGTGAAGATCTTCCAGAAAGTGGAGTGTCTGTTCAAACCACGCCTGATTGCAGACTGGGAGCCCGAACCTGTTGGAGTGGCAACTGTCTTAGATGACAAAAATCCCAGTGCTAGGTTTGTGACTGTCCCCCTCAATCAGCATGTGGGTAAAGCCATACTTTGCCGCTTCTACTTTGCTGACACCTGGATGATGATGAGCGAGATTTCCTTTCAGTCGG ACATGGAGAGCGTAAATCCTATTTTGGTTACGGTAGCCACAAGCACAACAGATCTCCTGGAAACAGCACACAACGTTACCGAGGGCACCTGGG AAACCACATCTTCTGTAACCAGCACCTGGATAGGAGAGAAGGCAGATGATTCCAATACCTCCATCCTCGTGGGCTGCCTTGTGGCTATTATTCTTCTGCTCCTGATGATTATAGTCATTATTCTTTGGAAGCAGTATGTTCAGAAAAGGTTGGAAAAG GCCCCACGCCGAATCCTGGAGGAAGATGCCACAGTTCGCCTCTCCTTCTATAGCTACACCATCGCCAACAACCAGACACAGATCCACCAGTCAAATCCCACCTATGAACGTGCTTTTCCACTGGATTTGGAATATCACCAGCCAGCTACACTGCTCCATAAGCTTCCAGAGCTCTCCCAAAGTGCAGAGGATTCAG tgtgcAGCGGGGACTATGCTGAGCCTGACCTGACCAAGTCTACGCCTCACCAAGGCTTTCAGAACAATGTTCCTCACTACGCTGAAACAGATATTGTCCACCTCCAAGGCGTGACAGGCAACAACATGTATGCAGTCCCAGCCCTCACTGTGGATTCACTTACCAAGAAGGACATCTCAGTAGGCGAATTCCCACGGCAGCAGCTACGACTCAAGGAGAAGCTGGGAGAAGGACAGTTTGGAGAG GTGCACCTCTGTGAAGCTGATGGCCTGCTGGAGTTCCTGGGGGTCTCTTCTTCAGAATTCACTCACCAGCCGGTTCTAGTAGCAGTGAAGATGCTAAGATCAGATGTCAACAAAACAGCCAG AAATGATTTCCTGAAAGAGATCAAAATCATGTCACGGCTGAAGAACCCAAATATCATCCGGCTTCTGGGGGTGTGCGTGCGTGATGACCCACTGTGCATGATAACAGAGTACATGGAGAATGGAGACCTCAATCAGTTCCTGTCGCAGAGGGAGATCTACAGTAAATTTGCAATTTCAAACAACATTCCCTGTGTCAG CTACTCTAACCTGCTGTACATGGCCACCCAGATTGCCTCTGGAATGAAGTATTTAGCATCTCTGAACTTCGTGCACAGAGACCTGGCAACTCGCAACTGCCTGGTGGGGAACAACTACACCATCAAGATCGCAGACTTTGGCATGAGCAGGAATCTTTACAGTGGGGATTACTACCGTATCCAGGGCAGAGCGGTGCTGCCGATACGTTGGATGGCCTGGGAAAGCATCCTCCTG GGCAAGTTCACCACTGCCAGTGATGTCTGGGCATTTGGGGTCACCCTCTGGGAGATGTTCATACTGTGTAAGGAGCAACCTTACAGCCTCCTCTCAGATGAGCAAGTCATCGAGAACACGGGAGAGTTCTTCCGGAGCCAGGGAAGGCAG ATCTATCTCTCCCAGACTCCTCTGTGCCCTAACCCTGTGTTTGACCTGATGCTGAAATGCTGGAGCAGGGATATAAAAGATCGTCCCACTTTTGACATGATTCACCACTTCCTGCTAGAACAAATGGAATCAAACATTTGA